CTACAGGCGCGGCTGTTCAATCAGGCACGCTTCTCTTACGGTCGCACCCGCCTGCGCATTGCCCCGGTTGCCGACAGCCCCTTCACCTTCTCAAAGCAAAGCACGGAGCAGATCGGCGTGCCGGGCGGCGAGACGCAGCCGGTCATTTCACGCACGCAAGCGATTGGCGAGCTGCAAATCAGCCGCTTCAGCCCTGTCGGTGTGAATGCCACCACCTTTAAGCAGGAGCGCACGAATAATACTTTTCAATACGCCGACTCGATGTCGTGGTCTGTGGGCGATCACGCCATGAAATTCGGCGCAGACATCCGCCGCCTTCAGCTCAACAGCCTGCTTGAGCGCAACTATCGCCCGCAGGTCGTCTTCAGCGATGGCCTGCTGACGCTCGGCACGCTGAACCCGGCGCCGCCGCCGACCTTCTTCGCGTTCACGCCCGGCGCCGGGCCGGTGTTTCTATCGGGGCTGGAGCTTGCGGCGCTCGGGCTGCCTTCATCGATCTTCCAGACGATCACCGCGGGCCCGCCCGACTCGACGACCGGGTTGCGCCTGACCGAGTACAATTTCTTTTTCAATGACAACTGGCGAGTGCGCCGCAACCTGACGATTGATTATGGCGTGAGGTACGAGTACAACAGCGTGCCGCGAGAGGTGAACCGCAGGATTGAAAGCGCCATCGGGCTAGAGAATCTGCCCGCTCCGGGCGGGTCGCTCGCCGACGCGCCAGAGCGCACCTCGGCTTTCAATGCGGCGGTCGCGGCTTATCGCGAAGTCCTCGGCGGGCGGACGCGAATCTTTGAGCCGGACCGGAATAATTTTGGCCCGCACATCGGCTTTGCGTGGTCGCCGGGGTCAACCGGAAGGATGTCAATACGCGGCGGTTATGGGATTTATTATGACGCCATCCTCGGGGCGGTGGTGACGCAATCGCGCAATGTGTTCCCTAACGAGATTCCGCTCAATATAGACCCCGCCTTCACGCAGTTCGATGTCTTCGTGCTGAATAATCCAAGTACGCTGGTGATCCGCGATGGCGCGAAAGGAGCCATCCCCGACATTCCGCTGATCAAGCCCGGAACGCTGAATCAATTCGGCGGCGGCTCGGCCGATTTCGTTGCCTTGATCGGCGCCTTGTTTGCGCAAAACGCCGGCGGCGGCGGGCTGGCCTTCACGCTGCCGGAAAAGAATCTGCGAACCCCTTATGCGCAGCACTGGCATCTGACGCTGGAGCGCGAGCTGTTTGGCGATGCGACGGTGTCGCTGGCCTACGTCGGCACCAAAGGCACCAAGCTGACGCGGCTGACGACGCCCAACCTCGGCCCGAATGTGCTGCCGCAGTTGCAGATCGCCGCGCTGATCAATCTGCCGGGCGTCGGGCAGGTGCCGACGGTGCTGGCCGAATGCGCTCGTTACCAACCCAATGGCAAGTGCGAGATCGCCCCGCCGCGCCCGCAGCCGGCGCTCGGCGCATATCAGATATTCGCAGACTCGGCCAACTCGACTTACCATGCGCTTCAGGTCGAAGGCCGCAAGCGACTTTCACGCGGCTTCGCCTTTACCGCCAGCTACACATGGTCGCATGCTCTGGATGATGTCTCGGACGTCTTCCCGATTGCCGGCGCGCCCATCCTGCCGCAAGATTCCTTCGACCTGCGGCGCGAACGCGCCAGCGCCAACTTCGACATCCGCCATCGTTTCGCGGCGTCGTTCATCTGGGACCTGCCGATCTTTAAAGACGGGCAGGGCGCGGCGCATCGGCTGCTTGGCGGCTGGCAGTTGTCGAGCCTCTTCCAGGCGCAGGGCGGGCAGCCGTTCACGGTCAACCTGCCGATAGACGCGAACATCGACGGCAACCTCACCGACCGGCCTTCGACGACCGATGGGCTGGTGACGGTCGGCGGTCATCACGCGCAGCGGCTGGCGATGGCCGAGGGAAGCGCGGTCACCGATTTCTTCGTGCTGGGGCGCAACGGCTTCGTGGGGCGCAACACGTTTCGCGGCGACAAGTTTATTGATTTAGACATGGCGCTGCGCAAGCTGTTTCACTTCAGCGAGCGGCAGGCGCTGGAGTTTCGCGCCGAATCGTTCAATCTGTTGAACCGGGCGAACTATGGCTTGCCGGTGCGGGTGCTGGGCAGCCCCGGCTTCGGGTCGGCAGCCGAGACGGTCAACCCGGCGCGCACCATTCAGTTCGCCCTCAAGTATAGCTTTTAGAATAAGCGCGTGGCCAAGTCAGTCTTACCCACATCCAGGTGATGCCTGGTTAGATTTGTGGCTCAATTCTTCTTCTTCTCGCCTTCGGGCAAGCGGCGCGGCTCGTAGTAAGGCTTGCCGTTGAGCTTTTTC
The DNA window shown above is from Blastocatellia bacterium and carries:
- a CDS encoding carboxypeptidase-like regulatory domain-containing protein, giving the protein MALGLILLSIYAALYVPPAAAQLVYGTVTGQVVSSAGATPLPNAKVTITNEDDGKVRATLTDGSGFYRVTYLPPGQYKIVAALDGYHDANVSAIIPLGEISYMRLPNITLYPANVSQPAPAIAPTVSPETPVSTSDSKRRGNYNDEFLLALPLGGTTDMRTFDELAFLTAGVAPPPYTPGVKGPGIGFGVGTSGQFAVNGMRSRSNNFSIDGSDNNDPDVGVRRQGFVALLPQSVESIKEFQIATLLWDAEIGRNVGSQVNAVSRDGGNRFHGQVYGYVTDARLNARNTFDLTGDQDPLTRTQAGFVIGGPIVKDRTQFFGSFEALEVHQSIEEHFATPRLAERRFFDLPQFRVLKPGPGFDLSTFFQTDLGATPLGRNLLSFYPDANNSAGPFAANTYTELLPASGDGTIFSGKLTHQVNARNSLAGRYNFTNDMRLLPSVNQAIRSTVESHTKTQDLSIIFDTQLQARLFNQARFSYGRTRLRIAPVADSPFTFSKQSTEQIGVPGGETQPVISRTQAIGELQISRFSPVGVNATTFKQERTNNTFQYADSMSWSVGDHAMKFGADIRRLQLNSLLERNYRPQVVFSDGLLTLGTLNPAPPPTFFAFTPGAGPVFLSGLELAALGLPSSIFQTITAGPPDSTTGLRLTEYNFFFNDNWRVRRNLTIDYGVRYEYNSVPREVNRRIESAIGLENLPAPGGSLADAPERTSAFNAAVAAYREVLGGRTRIFEPDRNNFGPHIGFAWSPGSTGRMSIRGGYGIYYDAILGAVVTQSRNVFPNEIPLNIDPAFTQFDVFVLNNPSTLVIRDGAKGAIPDIPLIKPGTLNQFGGGSADFVALIGALFAQNAGGGGLAFTLPEKNLRTPYAQHWHLTLERELFGDATVSLAYVGTKGTKLTRLTTPNLGPNVLPQLQIAALINLPGVGQVPTVLAECARYQPNGKCEIAPPRPQPALGAYQIFADSANSTYHALQVEGRKRLSRGFAFTASYTWSHALDDVSDVFPIAGAPILPQDSFDLRRERASANFDIRHRFAASFIWDLPIFKDGQGAAHRLLGGWQLSSLFQAQGGQPFTVNLPIDANIDGNLTDRPSTTDGLVTVGGHHAQRLAMAEGSAVTDFFVLGRNGFVGRNTFRGDKFIDLDMALRKLFHFSERQALEFRAESFNLLNRANYGLPVRVLGSPGFGSAAETVNPARTIQFALKYSF